The following coding sequences lie in one Arachis ipaensis cultivar K30076 chromosome B03, Araip1.1, whole genome shotgun sequence genomic window:
- the LOC107634748 gene encoding CASP-like protein 1B1 (The sequence of the model RefSeq protein was modified relative to this genomic sequence to represent the inferred CDS: added 57 bases not found in genome assembly), translating to MASGNVEKLELSFSAVPDKPKKDWVLMSLRVLAFLATASATLVMALNKQTKNFVVATIGTTPITVSITAKFHHTPAFIFFVIANGVASLHNLVMIGVDILGPRFDYKGLRFVLIAILDMMNLVLASAGDGAATFMSELGRNGNTHARWDKICDKFESYCNRGGAALIASFIAIILLLVTTVMSISKLKPKN from the exons ATGGCCTCCGGAAATGTTGAAAAGTTAGAGCTTAGTTTCAGTGCTGTTCCTGACAAACCAAAGAAAGATTGGGTCCTTATGTCTCTAAGGGTTCTTGCATTTTTGGCCACAGCTTCAGCTACACTTGTTATGGCActcaacaaacaaaccaaaaacttTGTTGTTGCCACCATTGGTACCACCCCTATAACAGTGTCTATTACTGCAAAGTTTCACCACACCCCTGCTTTTAT ATTCTTTGTGATAGCCAATGGAGTTGCAAGTCTTCATAACTTGGTCATGATAGGAGTGGACATATTA ATGAATTTGGTTCTAGCATCAGCTGGAGATGGAGCAGCAACATTCATGTCAGAATTGGGAAGGAATGGGAACACACATGCAAGGTGGGATAAGATATGTGACAAGTTTGAATCATATTGCAACAGAGGTGGTGCTGCACTCATTGCTTCTTTCATTGCCATCATTCTTCTCCTCGTTACCACAGTTATGTCCATCTCCAAGCTAAAGCCTAAGAACTAA
- the LOC107631715 gene encoding protein LSD1, with protein sequence MQSQLVCNGCRSILLYPRGATNVCCALCNTITSVPPPGMEMSQLVCGGCRTLLMYTRGATSVRCSCCQTVNLAPPAPSQVAHVHCGNCRTTLMYPYGAPSVKCALCQYVTNVNMNNGRLPIPVHRPNGTTNYGTVPSTSTSMPQSQTQTVVIENPMTVDSNGKLVSNVVVGVTTDKK encoded by the exons ATGCAGAGCCAACTTGTGTGTAATGGGTGTAGGAGCATTTTGCTTTATCCTAGAGGGGCAACCAATGTGTGTTGTGCATTGTGCAACACAATTACCTCTGTTCCTCCACCTG GAATGGAGATGTCTCAACTTGTTTGCGGGGGATGTAGGACACTGCTAATGTACACACGTGGAGCTACAAGCGTGAGATGTTCCTGCTGTCAAACTGTAAACCTTGCACCACCAG CACCCAGTCAAGTCGCCCATGTCCATTGTGGGAACTGCCGGACAACACTCATGTATCCTTACGGAGCTCCTTCTGTCAAATGTGCACTTTGCCAATATGTTACTAATGTCAAT ATGAACAATGGAAGGCTTCCAATCCCAGTCCATAGACCTAATGGAACAACCAACTATGGGACAGTACCCTCTACTTCAACA TCGATGCCCCAATCTCAGACCCAAACCGTTGTGATAGAGAATCCCATGACTGTTGATTCAAATGGAAAATTG GTTAGCAATGTTGTTGTTGGGGTTACAACAGATAAAAAATAA
- the LOC107631714 gene encoding BTB/POZ domain-containing protein At1g30440-like, producing MACMKLGSRADVFQRQGQAWFCRTGLPSDIVVEVGDISFHLHKFPLLSRSGVLARLIAEAPKEREDCVIELPDIPGGSKTFELVAKFCYNVKFELTASNIVHLRCAAEHLQMTEEYGDANLISQTETFLNQVVLRSWKDTLKALQTCDGDVLPYAEELHIVKSCIESLSGKASSSGPNLFGWPIVEQGLWSMQSPGGSVLWNGISIGAKPNISSSDWWYGDLTTLSLPLYMRLIAVMESHGISHKIIAGSLVVYAEKFLPGFNRHKVSDESSNHLTPLSEEEQKILLEDIDKLLPLQRGLVPTKFLLGLLRLAMILQLSPSCKSSLEKRIGMQLDEATAEDLLMPNFTCSDETLYNVDCVQRVLEHFLAMDQVAGGASPCSTDSSHLIGSPSQTPITMVAKLIDGYLVEIAPDVNLKLPKFQALAAAVPEFARPLDDGLYRAIDMYLKNHPWLTESEREQLCRVMDCQKLSLEACTHAAQNERLPLRVIVQVLFFEQLQLRTSIVGCFMVSDNLEGSRYLLRSGATAARENQILKVGMDSMRMRVCELEKECSNMRKEIEKLSGVKNSTSSTSSWGNMPMLLGFKMCSANEGSVRKQKIGESKVKTLKNRYGKHKNSSHGDKASISSALS from the exons ATGGCTTGCATGAAGTTGGGTTCCAGAGCTGATGTATTCCAACGTCAAGGCCAGGCCTG GTTCTGCAGAACGGGGCTACCAAGTGATATAGTTGTTGAAGTTGGTGACATATCCTTCCATCTTCACAAG TTCCCTTTACTCTCTAGAAGTGGTGTTTTGGCAAGACTGATAGCTGAAGCTCCGAAAGAAAGGGAAGATTGTGTCATAGAACTTCCTGACATTCCAGGTGGATCCAAAACATTTGAACTGGTAGCAAAATTCTGCTACAATGTGAAATTCGAGCTTACTGCCTCAAACATTGTACACCTCCGGTGTGCTGCTGAGCATCTTCAAATGACTGAGGAATATGGTGATGCCAATCTTATTTCACAAACGGAAACCTTTCTTAACCAAGTAGTCCTCAGAAGTTGGAAAGATACACTTAAGGCACTTCAAACCTGTGATGGGGACGTTTTACCATATGCTGAAGAGCTTCACATTGTGAAAAGTTGCATTGAGTCACTCTCAGGAAAAGCGTCATCTTCTGGTCCAAACCTCTTTGGGTGGCCAATAGTGGAGCAGGGTTTGTGGTCAATGCAGAGCCCTGGCGGTAGTGTTTTGTGGAATGGAATAAGTATTGGTGCAAAACCAAACATCTCAAGTTCAGATTGGTGGTATGGAGATTTAACAACTCTGAGTTTACCTCTTTATATGAGGCTTATAGCAGTAATGGAATCTCACGGCATTAGCCACAAGATCATTGCTGGTTCTCTTGTTGTCTATGCAGAAAAGTTTCTGCCAGGTTTCAATCGTCACAAGGTATCTGATGAGTCTAGTAACCATTTGACACCATTATCTGAAGAAGAGCAGAAGATTTTGCTGGAAGATATTGATAAGTTACTTCCATTGCAAAGAGGTCTTGTTCCAACCAAATTCTTGCTTGGTCTACTTCGCCTTGCCATGATACTCCAGCTTAGCCCCTCTTGCAAATCAAGTTTGGAGAAGAGGATCGGGATGCAGCTTGATGAGGCTACTGCAGAAGATCTCTTGATGCCCAATTTCACATGTTCAGATGAGACACTTTACAATGTTGACTGTGTGCAAAGAGTACTTGAACACTTCCTTGCCATGGATCAGGTGGCAGGTGGTGCTTCTCCGTGTTCGACTGACAGCAGCCATTTGATTGGCTCACCATCACAAACACCAATCACCATGGTAGCCAAGCTGATTGATGGTTACCTCGTAGAGATTGCCCCGGACGTCAACCTGAAACTTCCCAAGTTCCAAGCCCTTGCTGCAGCAGTTCCAGAGTTTGCCAGGCCTTTGGATGATGGTCTATACCGCGCTATAGACATGTATTTGAAG AATCACCCATGGTTGACAGAATCTGAGAGAGAGCAATTATGCAGGGTGATGGATTGTCAGAAGCTGTCGTTAGAAGCATGCACACATGCTGCACAGAATGAGAGGCTACCCTTGAGAGTTATAGTTCAAGTCCTGTTCTTTGAGCAACTCCAACTTAGGACTTCAATTGTTGGTTGCTTCATGGTTTCAGATAATCTTGAAGGGTCCAGATACTTACTAAGAAGTGGGGCAACAGCTGCAAGGGAAAATCAGATTCTAAAAGTGGGAATGGACAGCATGAGGATGAGGGTGTGTGAGCTTGAGAAGGAATGTTCAAACATGAGGAAGGAGATTGAGAAATTGAGTGGCGTAAAGAATTCTACTTCTAGCACTAGCTCTTGGGGAAATATGCCAATGTTGCTTGGGTTTAAGATGTGTAGTGCCAATGAAGGATCGGTTAGAAAACAAAAAATTGGAGAGAGTAAAGTTAAGACATTGAAGAACAGATACGGTAAACATAAGAATTCTTCTCATGGTGATAAGGCATCCATCTCTTCAGCTCTTTCATAG
- the LOC110269842 gene encoding homeobox protein 10-like, protein MMETASISLLPLMSLLLSTSLLFPSIKNPSTIIITFLLIKENNYINQNLLLKTSCNNNNNVDDNHTTTITNNPSSRTSSVDTPSPIIIIITVPTHRETTSSKIALSRKLQQEEEKAPPAAVVEAQTQYTINTCW, encoded by the exons ATGATGGAAACTGCTTCGATCTCACTCCTTCCACTCATGTCGCTACTACTCTCAACCTCCCTCCTTTTCCCATCTATCAAGAACCCTTCAACAATCATCATCACCTTTCTACTCATCAAG GAAAATAACTACATCAACCAAAACCTGCTATTGAAAACTTCatgcaacaacaataacaatgtcGACGACAAccacaccaccaccatcaccaacAACCCAAGCTCGAGAACTTCCTCGGTGGACACTCCTTCGCcgatcatcatcattattacaGTGCCAACTCATCGAGAGACTACCTCTTCCAAAATTGCTCTCAGCCGGAAGTTACAGCAGGAGGAGGAGAAGGCTCCGCCGGCGGCAGTGGTGGAAGCACAAACTCAATACACCATCAACACGTGTTGGTGA
- the LOC107631712 gene encoding cationic amino acid transporter 1 isoform X1 has protein sequence MSRMGIDGGARRRGCAPRREDFFPEESFRSFGSYSKAFKETPWRLKDRVLSRSNDNTELVEMKARSSHEMKKTLNWWDLIWFGIGAVIGSGIFVLTGLEARDDAGPAVVLSYVVSGISALLSVFCYTEFAVEIPVAGGSFAYLRVELGDFVAFIAAGNILLEYVIGGAAVARSWTSYFATLCNKKPDDFRIIVHKMNPDYGHLDPIAVGILIIITILAVYSTKGSSIFNYIASLFHMVVIVFIIIAGLINAKTENYSDFVPYGVRGVFKASAVLFFAYVGFDAVSTMAEETKDPAKDIPIGLVGSMVLTTTLYCLLAVTLCLMQPYKTIDPDAPFSVAFSVVGWDWAKYIVALGALKGMTTVLLVSAVGQARYLTHIARTHMMPPWFAHVHEKTGTPVNATVTMLAATAIIAFFTNLGILANLLSISTLFIFMLVALGILVRRYYSSGVTTKQNQIKLIVCLVIILGSSCGIAAYWASSDGWIGYVIAGPLWLIGTAGLWLGVPQAKQPKLWGVPLVPWLPSLSIAINIFLLGSIDKQSFIRFLAWTGFLLVYYVFVGLHASYDTAKQFETQKGTKEAEAHWNKVEEGVDGKVSHTPSTS, from the exons ATGAGTAGGATGGGAATCGACGGAGGAGCACGCCGGAGAGGATGCGCGCCACGGAGGGAAGACTTCTTCCCGGAGGAGTCGTTTAGAAGCTTCGGGAGCTACAGCAAGGCGTTCAAGGAGACGCCGTGGAGGTTGAAGGATCGGGTCCTGTCCCGATCCAATGACAATACGGAGCTTGTGGAAATGAAGGCTCGGAGCAGCCACGAGATGAAGAAGACGCTCAATTGGTGGGACCTAATCTGGTTCGGGATCGGCGCCGTCATCGGCTCCGGAATTTTCGTTCTCACTGGTCTTGAAGCCCGTGACGACGCTGGACCCGCCGTTGTGCTGTCTTACGTCGTCTCCGGCATCTCTGCCTTGCTCTCTGTTTTCTGTTACACCGAGTTCGCCGTCGAAATACCCGTCGCAG gtGGATCATTTGCCTACTTAAGAGTAGAGCTAGGAGACTTTGTGGCCTTTATAGCAGCCGGAAACATCCTCCTTGAGTATGTAATAGGCGGCGCCGCGGTAGCGCGGTCATGGACATCATATTTTGCCACCCTGTGTAACAAAAAACCTGATGACTTCCGTATAATAGTCCACAAAATGAACCCAGATTATGGCCATCTTGACCCTATAGCCGTTGGAATCCTGATAATCATCACCATCCTTGCAGTGTACAGCACCAAAGGCTCTTCCATCTTCAACTACATCGCCTCACTCTTCCACATGGTCGTCATTGTCTTCATCATAATCGCCGGCCTCATCAATGCCAAAACTGAAAACTACAGTGACTTTGTTCCTTATGGTGTCCGTGGTGTGTTCAAAGCTTCAGCAGTTCTTTTCTTTGCATATGTAGGATTTGATGCAGTGTCAACCATGGCTGAAGAAACTAAGGACCCTGCCAAGGACATTCCCATTGGCCTTGTTGGCTCAATGGTGCTTACCACAACACTTTATTGCTTATTAGCCGTGACACTATGCCTTATGCAACCTTACAAAACAATTGACCCAGATGCACCGTTTTCGGTGGCTTTTTCTGTTGTTGGATGGGATTGGGCTAAGTACATTGTTGCATTGGGTGCATTGAAGGGAATGACCACAGTGTTATTGGTAAGTGCAGTTGGTCAAGCTCGTTACCTTACTCACATTGCACGTACTCACATGATGCCTCCTTGGTTTGCTCATGTTCATGAGAAAACAGGGACACCAGTGAATGCCACAGTAACAATGCTTGCAGCTACAgctattattgctttcttcacaAACCTTGGAATCCTCGCCAACCTTCTATCAATTTCTACCCTCTTTATATTCATGCTTGTGGCACTAGGGATTCTTGTGAGGAGATACTATTCAAGTGGGGTTACCACAAAACAGAACCAGATCAAGCTCATCGTGTGTCTTGTTATCATTCTTGGTTCTTCATGTGGAATTGCAGCTTACTGGGCTAGCAGTGATGGTTGGATCGGGTATGTCATAGCTGGACCATTGTGGCTTATAGGGACCGCAGGACTTTGGCTTGGTGTTCCACAGGCAAAGCAGCCAAAACTCTGGGGAGTGCCTTTGGTTCCATGGCTACCTTCTCTGTCCATTGCCATTAACATATTCCTTCTTGGCTCTATTGATAAGCAATCGTTTATAAGGTTTTTGGCTTGGACAGGGTTTCTCTTGGTATACTATGTTTTTGTGGGGTTGCATGCTTCTTATGACACTGCAAAACAGTTTGAAACCCAAAAGGGAACCAAGGAGGCTGAGGCACATTGGAACAAGGTTGAAGAGGGAGTGGATGGAAAAGTGTCTCATACACCATCCACTTCCTAG
- the LOC107631712 gene encoding cationic amino acid transporter 1 isoform X2: MGIDGGARRRGCAPRREDFFPEESFRSFGSYSKAFKETPWRLKDRVLSRSNDNTELVEMKARSSHEMKKTLNWWDLIWFGIGAVIGSGIFVLTGLEARDDAGPAVVLSYVVSGISALLSVFCYTEFAVEIPVAGGSFAYLRVELGDFVAFIAAGNILLEYVIGGAAVARSWTSYFATLCNKKPDDFRIIVHKMNPDYGHLDPIAVGILIIITILAVYSTKGSSIFNYIASLFHMVVIVFIIIAGLINAKTENYSDFVPYGVRGVFKASAVLFFAYVGFDAVSTMAEETKDPAKDIPIGLVGSMVLTTTLYCLLAVTLCLMQPYKTIDPDAPFSVAFSVVGWDWAKYIVALGALKGMTTVLLVSAVGQARYLTHIARTHMMPPWFAHVHEKTGTPVNATVTMLAATAIIAFFTNLGILANLLSISTLFIFMLVALGILVRRYYSSGVTTKQNQIKLIVCLVIILGSSCGIAAYWASSDGWIGYVIAGPLWLIGTAGLWLGVPQAKQPKLWGVPLVPWLPSLSIAINIFLLGSIDKQSFIRFLAWTGFLLVYYVFVGLHASYDTAKQFETQKGTKEAEAHWNKVEEGVDGKVSHTPSTS; this comes from the exons ATGGGAATCGACGGAGGAGCACGCCGGAGAGGATGCGCGCCACGGAGGGAAGACTTCTTCCCGGAGGAGTCGTTTAGAAGCTTCGGGAGCTACAGCAAGGCGTTCAAGGAGACGCCGTGGAGGTTGAAGGATCGGGTCCTGTCCCGATCCAATGACAATACGGAGCTTGTGGAAATGAAGGCTCGGAGCAGCCACGAGATGAAGAAGACGCTCAATTGGTGGGACCTAATCTGGTTCGGGATCGGCGCCGTCATCGGCTCCGGAATTTTCGTTCTCACTGGTCTTGAAGCCCGTGACGACGCTGGACCCGCCGTTGTGCTGTCTTACGTCGTCTCCGGCATCTCTGCCTTGCTCTCTGTTTTCTGTTACACCGAGTTCGCCGTCGAAATACCCGTCGCAG gtGGATCATTTGCCTACTTAAGAGTAGAGCTAGGAGACTTTGTGGCCTTTATAGCAGCCGGAAACATCCTCCTTGAGTATGTAATAGGCGGCGCCGCGGTAGCGCGGTCATGGACATCATATTTTGCCACCCTGTGTAACAAAAAACCTGATGACTTCCGTATAATAGTCCACAAAATGAACCCAGATTATGGCCATCTTGACCCTATAGCCGTTGGAATCCTGATAATCATCACCATCCTTGCAGTGTACAGCACCAAAGGCTCTTCCATCTTCAACTACATCGCCTCACTCTTCCACATGGTCGTCATTGTCTTCATCATAATCGCCGGCCTCATCAATGCCAAAACTGAAAACTACAGTGACTTTGTTCCTTATGGTGTCCGTGGTGTGTTCAAAGCTTCAGCAGTTCTTTTCTTTGCATATGTAGGATTTGATGCAGTGTCAACCATGGCTGAAGAAACTAAGGACCCTGCCAAGGACATTCCCATTGGCCTTGTTGGCTCAATGGTGCTTACCACAACACTTTATTGCTTATTAGCCGTGACACTATGCCTTATGCAACCTTACAAAACAATTGACCCAGATGCACCGTTTTCGGTGGCTTTTTCTGTTGTTGGATGGGATTGGGCTAAGTACATTGTTGCATTGGGTGCATTGAAGGGAATGACCACAGTGTTATTGGTAAGTGCAGTTGGTCAAGCTCGTTACCTTACTCACATTGCACGTACTCACATGATGCCTCCTTGGTTTGCTCATGTTCATGAGAAAACAGGGACACCAGTGAATGCCACAGTAACAATGCTTGCAGCTACAgctattattgctttcttcacaAACCTTGGAATCCTCGCCAACCTTCTATCAATTTCTACCCTCTTTATATTCATGCTTGTGGCACTAGGGATTCTTGTGAGGAGATACTATTCAAGTGGGGTTACCACAAAACAGAACCAGATCAAGCTCATCGTGTGTCTTGTTATCATTCTTGGTTCTTCATGTGGAATTGCAGCTTACTGGGCTAGCAGTGATGGTTGGATCGGGTATGTCATAGCTGGACCATTGTGGCTTATAGGGACCGCAGGACTTTGGCTTGGTGTTCCACAGGCAAAGCAGCCAAAACTCTGGGGAGTGCCTTTGGTTCCATGGCTACCTTCTCTGTCCATTGCCATTAACATATTCCTTCTTGGCTCTATTGATAAGCAATCGTTTATAAGGTTTTTGGCTTGGACAGGGTTTCTCTTGGTATACTATGTTTTTGTGGGGTTGCATGCTTCTTATGACACTGCAAAACAGTTTGAAACCCAAAAGGGAACCAAGGAGGCTGAGGCACATTGGAACAAGGTTGAAGAGGGAGTGGATGGAAAAGTGTCTCATACACCATCCACTTCCTAG
- the LOC107634747 gene encoding glucan endo-1,3-beta-glucosidase 13 produces the protein MRKKAWLILVLLFMKCYLDKAMGRGIATQEKEDAAMPVATMSPPEGNTTFIDGTTWCVALGGVSQVDLQNALDWACGLGMADCAAIQQGGACYEPDTLLSHASFAFNSYYQSNGNSDIACNFGGTATITKHNPSYGKCVFRTSGSLDSSTASMGKHRQSLIWWEKIATILWLSYIWM, from the exons ATGAGAAAAAAAGCGTGGCTTATTTTGGTCCTGCTTTTTATGAAATGTTATCTGG ATAAAGCCATGGGAAGGGGAATAGCAACGCAAGAGAAGGAAGATGCAGCAATGCCGGTGGCAACAATGTCGCCGCCGGAAGGCAACACGACATTCATCGACGGCACGACATGGTGTGTGGCATTAGGCGGTGTTTCTCAAGTTGATTTGCAGAATGCTCTGGACTGGGCTTGTGGCCTTGGAATGGCGGATTGTGCCGCCATTCAACAAGGCGGAGCGTGTTATGAACCGGACACACTGCTGTCTCATGCATCCTTTGCCTTCAACAGCTATTATCAATCTAATGGCAACTCTGATATTGCTTGTAATTTTGGAGGAACTGCTACTATCACCAAACATAATCCCA GTTATGGAAAATGTGTCTTTCGTACTTCTGG ATCTTTAGATTCTTCTACAGCTTCTATGGGAAAACACAGGCAAAGCTTGATTTGGTGGGAAAAAATTGCTACCATTCTATGGCTTTCATACATTTGGATGTGA